The Fragaria vesca subsp. vesca linkage group LG2, FraVesHawaii_1.0, whole genome shotgun sequence genome includes a window with the following:
- the LOC101293852 gene encoding glutamate receptor 2.8-like, whose amino-acid sequence MKKHTNLHLLILILFLFPSCSWVSLALAQNETIVPVHVGVILDDLQYSFTKDIWLSCIKMAVVDFYTSHPNYNTRIVLNTSHCKENVISAAAAALDLIKNEQVKAIIGPVTSTQTSFIINLGNQAQVPIISFSATSPSLTSLRIPYFLQFAQTDSSQVKAISAIVKAFGWRQVVPIYIDTEYGEGIIPYLTDALHEVNARVPYRSVIPSSATDGQILQELAKLMTKETRVFIVDMTTDLSSRLFVKAKEIGMMSKGYVWLTTNDILSKLQSQNSTVIDSMQGVLGVQTFVPPTPELEELKIQLKRHFHTDNPAIGAELDVFGLWAYDAVFAVAMAIEQVIGTPTSFPVHESNAASNSSTDLEGFPVSPYGPKLLTALSTVRFEGIAGHFTVVGGKRNSSNFQIVNVNGGGARTIGFWTLKNGLVNTLNSSPGSSKISGSKFEFGPIRWPGDSLSVPKGWEIPTKGKKLRILVPVKADFTEFVKVAKDPKTNTTVVTGFSIDVFKAAVKLLPYDLPYELIPFAKSDGTSNGSYYQMCYQVYLGNFDAAVGDTTIRADRSLYVDFTMPYSESGVAMVVPVIDFKSKHVLAFLRPWTWDLWLTICFFFVYIGFVVWVLEHRINKEFRGPLSHQVGTSIWFSCSTMVFAHRERVVSNLARFVMIIWLFVVLILTINYTASLSSLYTVEQLQPTVTDIEGLVRSQDNVGCIKDAFSCDLLKQVGFDDSKRKEFETMKEIDEALSKGTAKGGIAAFVHGTPKAKLFLAKYCSKYTLIAPIFKTDGFAFVFPKRSPLVADVSQAILNMIGGEEILNLEKEWLKESSCQDSSDATISSNSRGLGSFWVLFLIAGLTSVLAVVIFVASFIYRHRYVLVQPADSESSTWRKIRALFKIFNEKDLDSHAFRRSNHQQDAVMHSPNNFPGALVHPISDHTDQMNSLFIGEQQTSSIVEVPLDVLLPSNTEVVIAVQEMHRTTSNTAQE is encoded by the exons ATGAAAAAGCATACCAACCTTCACCTCCTTATTCTTATCCTTTTCCTCTTTCCTTCCTGTTCATGGGTTTCGTTGGCCCTGGCACAGAATGAAACCATTGTCCCAGTGCATGTGGGGGTTATTCTTGATGACCTTCAGTATTCATTCACCAAGGACATTTGGTTGAGTTGCATCAAAATGGCTGTCGTAGACTTCTATACTTCTCATCCTAACTACAACACTAGGATTGTTTTGAACACTAGTCATTGCAAAGAAAATGTTATCAGTGCAGCTGCTGCAG CTCTCGATCTGATAAAGAATGAACAAGTGAAAGCCATCATTGGGCCAGTGACATCCACGCAGACAAGCTTTATCATTAACCTTGGAAACCAGGCTCAGGTTCCTATTATATCATTTTCTGCAACAAGCCCTTCTCTTACTTCTCTCCGGATCCCTTATTTCCTTCAGTTTGCACAAACTGATTCATCCCAAGTGAAAGCCATTAGTGCAATTGTTAAAGCCTTCGGATGGAGACAAGTCGTGCCTATCTATATAGACACCGAGTATGGGGAGGGAATCATACCGTACCTAACTGATGCTTTGCATGAGGTAAATGCTCGTGTCCCATACCGCAGTGTCATTCCCTCATCTGCCACTGATGGTCAAATCCTTCAAGAACTTGCCAAGTTGATGACAAAGGAAACCAGAGTCTTCATTGTTGACATGACAACTGATCTATCCTCTAGATTATTTGTCAAGGCAAAAGAGATTGGGATGATGAGTAAAGGGTATGTATGGCTCACTACCAATGACATACTTAGTAAATTGCAGTCACAAAATTCTACAGTCATTGATTCCATGCAAGGTGTATTGGGTGTACAAACTTTTGTTCCACCGACACCAGAGCTTGAAGAACTCAAGATACAGTTGAAACGACATTTCCATACAGACAATCCAGCCATTGGTGCTGAATTGGATGTTTTTGGACTTTGGGCTTATGATGCAGTTTTTGCAGTGGCCATGGCAATTGAACAAGTAATTGGAACTCCAACTAGCTTTCCCGTCCATGAGTCAAATGCTGCTTCCAACAGCTCCACAGATCTTGAAGGTTTTCCGGTCTCTCCATACGGACCAAAACTTCTCACAGCTCTGTCAACTGTTAGATTTGAAGGCATAGCTGGACATTTCACTGTTGTTGGTGGGAAACGTAACTCATCAAATTTTCAGATAGTCAATGTGAATGGTGGTGGAGCAAGAACAATTGGGTTTTGGACACTGAAAAACGGCCTTGTGAACACATTGAATTCATCACCAGGCTCCAGTAAAATTTCTGGTTCCAAATTTGAGTTTGGACCTATTAGGTGGCCGGGAGATTCTCTCTCTGTTCCTAAAGGATGGGAGATCCCAACAAAAGGAAAGAAATTGAGAATTCTAGTTCCTGTCAAGGCTGATTTTACTGAGTTTGTTAAGGTGGCAAAAGACCCAAAAACTAACACAACAGTTGTCACAGGCTTCAGTATTGATGTATTTAAGGCTGCAGTGAAACTATTACCATACGATCTTCCTTATGAGCTCATTCCTTTTGCAAAGTCTGATGGCACCAGTAACGGCAGTTACTATCAGATGTGCTATCAAGTATATCTTGGG AACTTTGATGCTGCGGTGGGAGATACAACTATTAGAGCAGACAGGTCATTATATGTGGACTTTACAATGCCGTACTCAGAATCTGGTGTAGCAATGGTCGTGCCAGTCATCGACTTCAAGAGTAAACATGTATTGGCTTTCCTGAGGCCTTGGACATGGGACCTGTGGCTAACAATCTGCTTTTTCTTTGTCTATATTGGTTTCGTGGTTTGGGTTCTTGAACATCGAATTAACAAGGAATTTCGCGGCCCTCTCTCGCATCAAGTTGGCACCAGTATCTGGTTCTCCTGCTCAACCATGGTGTTTGCACATA GGGAGAGAGTTGTTAGCAACTTGGCTAGATTCGTTATGATTATCTGGTTGTTTGTTGTGCTTATATTGACAATAAATTACACAGCCAGTTTATCATCATTGTATACAGTCGAACAACTCCAGCCAACAGTTACTGACATAGAGGGTCTAGTAAGGAGTCAGGATAATGTGGGCTGCATAAAGGATGCTTTTTCTTGTGATCTCTTGAAACAAGTAGGTTTTGATGATTCTAAGCGGAAGGAGTTTGAAACAATGAAAGAAATTGATGAAGCTCTTTCAAAAGGAACTGCGAAGGGTGGTATTGCTGCTTTTGTTCATGGAACCCCCAAGGCGAAGCTTTTTCTTGCCAAATATTGTTCGAAATACACCCTGATTGCACCCATATTTAAAACTGATGGATTTGCTTTT GTGTTTCCGAAACGCTCCCCACTTGTAGCCGATGTTTCACAAGCAATCTTAAACATGATAGGAGGAGAGGAGATATTAAATCTTGAAAAAGAATGGTTGAAAGAGTCTAGTTGTCAGGACTCAAGTGATGCAACCATTTCTAGTAACAGTCGTGGCCTTGGTAGCTTTTGGGTCCTGTTCCTCATTGCCGGTTTGACGTCAGTACTTGCTGTAGTCATATTTGTAGCTTCCTTCATTTATAGGCATAGGTACGTGTTGGTGCAACCCGCTGATTCAGAATCCTCAACTTGGAGAAAGATCCGAGCTCTGTTCAAAATTTTCAATGAAAAAGACCTCGACTCTCACGCTTTCAGAAGGAGTAATCATCAGCAAGATGCAGTTATGCACTCACCAAACAACTTCCCCGGAGCTTTAGTCCACCCCATTTCGGATCACACTGATCAAATGAACTCTTTATTTATCGGAGAGCAACAAACAAGCTCAATTGTTGAAGTGCCTTTAGACGTGCTACTTCCTTCAAATACTGAGGTTGTGATCGCAGTTCAAGAAATGCATAGAACTACTTCTAACACAGCTCAAGAATAG
- the LOC101294145 gene encoding glutamate receptor 2.8-like, protein MMKKNHTNLHLLISIFFLSPFCSWVSLALARSETTIPVNVGVVLDDVKYSVTKDIWLSCIKMALVDFYATHALYNTRLVLNTRHCRENVVSAAGAALDLIKNERVKAIIGPVTSMQTSFVINLGNQAHVPIISFSATSPSLTSLRIPYFFQFAQIDSYQVKAISAIVKAFGWRQVVPIYIDTEYGEGIIPYLTDSLQEIDCRVPNRSVISSSATDGQIVQELSKLMLMETRVFIVHMTANLSSRLFVKAKEIGMMREGYVWITTNEILDRLQSQNSTVLNSMQGVLGVQTFVPPTPELEALKERLNRQFHIDIGAELDVFGLWAYDAVFALAMAIEQVIGPTTSYPFQEPNVTSSHSTDLEGFPVSPYGPELCKTLSAARFQGIAGHFSVVGRQREPSKFRIVNVNGNEARTVGFWSLKEGLVKRLNSSANSSKLSSTKFKFGPIRWPGNSSSVPKGWEIPTNGKKLRIGVPVKVDFTEYVKVTINHSAHTTDVTGFSVDVFKAAVELLPYDLTYELIPFANSNGTCAGTYDELCYQVYLGKLDAVVGDTTIRAYRSLYVDFTMPYSESDVAMVVPVIDFKSKHVLAFLRPWTWDLWLTTCFFFVYIGFVIWVLEHRINKEFRGPLSHQVGTSIWFSCSTMVFAHREKVLSNLARFIMIIWVFVVLILTINYTASLSSLYTAEQLKPVTDINDLLRNQDNVGYFKNCYVYDLLKQVGFNDSKLKAYERMEEVDEALSKGTANDGIAAVVHGTPKMKLFLAKYCSKYTMIEAIFRTDGFAFVFPKRSLLVDDVSQAILNITGGEKIMELENKWLKKESDCQDWSGTNIPSISHGLGGFWVLFLIAGLASILALIIFVASFIHRHRYVLVQPGYSEASTWRKIRALFKIFNQKDLDSHTFKRSESSRCRNEVTKQLPQNCSSPESGSPSNKQPQHCS, encoded by the exons ATGATGAAGAAGAACCATACCAACCTTCACCTTCTTATCTCTATCTTTTTCCTCTCTCCTTTCTGTTCATGGGTTTCCTTAGCCCTGGCACGATCTGAAACTACTATCCCAGTGAATGTGGGGGTTGTTCTCGATGACGTTAAGTATTCAGTAACCAAGGATATTTGGTTGAGTTGCATCAAAATGGCTCTTGTCGACTTCTATGCTACTCATGCTCTCTACAACACTAGGCTTGTCTTGAACACTAGGCACTGTAGAGAAAATGTTGTCAGTGCAGCTGGTGCAG CTCTAGATCTGATAAAGAATGAACGAGTGAAAGCCATCATCGGACCTGTGACTTCCATGCAGACAAGCTTTGTCATTAATCTTGGAAACCAGGCTCATGTTCCTATTATATCATTTTCTGCAACTAGCCCTTCTCTTACTTCTCTCCGGATCCCCTATTTCTTTCAATTTGCACAAATTGACTCATACCAAGTGAAAGCTATTAGTGCAATTGTTAAAGCCTTTGGATGGAGACAAGTCGTGCCAATCTACATAGACACTGAGTATGGAGAGGGAATCATACCATACCTAACTGATTCCTTGCAAGAGATAGATTGTCGTGTCCCAAACCGGAGTGTCATTTCCTCATCAGCCACAGACGGCCAAATCGTTCAAGAACTTTCCAAGTTAATGTTGATGGAAACCAGAGTCTTCATTGTCCACATGACAGCTAATCTATCCTCTAGACTATTTGTCAAGGCAAAAGAGATTGGGATGATGCGCGAAGGTTATGTGTGGATCACTACTAATGAGATACTTGATAGATTACAGTCTCAAAATTCTACAGTCCTCAATTCCATGCAGGGTGTGTTGGGTGTACAAACTTTTGTTCCACCAACACCAGAGCTTGAAGCGCTCAAGGAACGGTTGAATCGGCAATTCCATATAGACATTGGTGCTGAATTGGATGTTTTTGGACTTTGGGCTTATGATGCTGTTTTTGCACTGGCCATGGCAATTGAACAAGTAATTGGACCTACAACTAGCTATCCCTTCCAAGAGCCAAATGTTACTTCCAGCCACTCGACTGATCTTGAAGGTTTTCCGGTCTCTCCATATGGTCCAGAACTTTGCAAAACTCTGTCAGCTGCTAGGTTTCAAGGCATAGCTGGACATTTCAGTGTTGTTGGTAGGCAACGTGAACCATCAAAATTTCGGATAGTCAATGTTAATGGTAACGAGGCAAGAACAGTTGGATTTTGGTCGCTGAAAGAAGGCCTAGTGAAAAGATTGAATTCGTCAGCAAACTCAAGTAAACTTTCAAGTACAAAATTTAAGTTTGGACCTATTAGGTGGCCGGGAAATTCTTCATCTGTTCCCAAGGGTTGGGAGATCCCAACAAATGGCAAGAAATTGAGAATCGGAGTTCCTGTCAAGGTTGATTTTACTGAGTATGTTAAGGTAACAATAAACCACAGCGCTCACACAACAGATGTTACAGGCTTCAGTGTCGATGTCTTTAAGGCTGCAGTGGAATTACTACCATATGATCTTACTTACGAGCTCATTCCCTTTGCAAACTCCAATGGCACCTGCGCAGGCACTTATGATGAGTTGTGCTATCAAGTATATCTTGGG AAGTTGGATGCTGTGGTGGGAGATACTACTATTAGAGCATACAGGTCATTATATGTGGACTTTACAATGCCATACTCAGAATCTGATGTAGCAATGGTCGTGCCCGTCATCGACTTCAAGAGCAAACATGTATTGGCTTTCTTGAGGCCTTGGACATGGGACCTGTGGCTAACAACTTGTTTTTTCTTTGTCTATATTGGTTTTGTGATTTGGGTTCTTGAACATCGAATTAACAAGGAATTTCGCGGCCCTCTCTCGCATCAAGTTGGCACCAGTATCTGGTTCTCCTGCTCAACCATGGTGTTTGCACATA GGGAGAAAGTTCTGAGCAACTTGGCTAGATTCATTATGATCATCTGGGTTTTTGTCGTGCTTATATTGACAATAAATTACACAGCCAGTTTATCATCACTGTATACAGCTGAACAACTCAAGCCAGTTACTGATATAAATGATTTACTTAGGAATCAGGATAACGTTGGCTACTTCAAGAACTGTTATGTTTACGATCTGTTGAAACAAGTTGGTTTTAATGATTCCAAGCTGAAGGCATATGAAAGAATGGAAGAAGTTGATGAAGCTCTTTCGAAAGGGACTGCAAATGACGGTATTGCTGCTGTTGTTCATGGAACCCCAAAGATGAAGCTTTTTCTTGCCAAATATTGTTCTAAATATACCATGATTGAAGCGATATTTAGAACTGACGGATTTGCCTTT GTGTTTCCAAAACGTTCCCTACTTGTAGACGATGTTTCACAGGCAATCTTAAACATTACAGGAGGAGAGAAGATCATGGAACTTGAAAACAAATGGTTGAAGAAAGAATCCGATTGCCAAGATTGGAGTGGCACAAATATTCCTAGCATAAGTCATGGGCTTGGTGGCTTTTGGGTGCTATTCCTCATTGCCGGGTTGGCTTCAATACTCGCTCTAATCATATTTGTAGCTTCCTTCATTCACAGGCATAGGTACGTATTGGTGCAACCGGGTTATTCAGAAGCCTCGACATGGAGAAAGATCCGAGCTCTGTTCAAAATTTTCAATCAAAAAGACCTCGACTCTCACACTTTCAAGAGGAGTGAAAGTTCGAGATGCAGAAATGAAGTCACCAAACAACTTCCCCAGAACTGTAGTTCACCAGAATCAGGATCACCCTCAAACAAACAACCTCAACACTGCTCCTGA